One Oryza glaberrima chromosome 11, OglaRS2, whole genome shotgun sequence genomic region harbors:
- the LOC127754661 gene encoding uncharacterized protein LOC127754661, whose protein sequence is MVSASSLLLPSSVRDFASCIGDGAVRVADVAACTAPSSTRVSTCSSSSSTTASSSSPTLSVTVSYRATLLAVPAPPLQLRLTWGHSPLGPTLSFAPSPTARAIQLRRRRGSRSLPSGSSSGDENGGGGDESGTTTPPPPPPLALFWDLTAARYDPAASSPEPVSGYYVVAVASAEVVLAVGDLAAEFVKAKFEGQIPRARVAPVSRVERVVVSDPAAMHAARVRFAEGGPEHEVSVSCAPAAPGSGGGGDELWVCVDGKRAVQACRLRWNFRGNQTVFVDGAPVDVMWDLHGWWFREPPGCAVVMLRARSALESRLWLEEEAAAPGFSLIVQAFKSPP, encoded by the coding sequence ATGGTGAGCGCGTCAAGCCTGCTGCTCCCGTCGTCCGTGCGGGACTTCGCCTCCTgcatcggcgacggcgccgtccGCGTCGCCGACGTCGCGGCGTGCACCGCGCCGTCCTCCACCCGCGTCTccacctgctcctcctcctcctccaccaccgcctcttcctcctccccgacgCTCTCCGTCACCGTCTCCTACCGCGCCACCCTGCTCGCggtccccgcgccgccgctgcagctcCGCCTCACGTGGGGACACTCCCCGCTCGGCCCCACGCTGTCGTtcgcgccgtcgcccaccgcccgcgccaTCCAGCTCCGACGGAGGAGGGGCTCCCGCTCCCTCCCCTCGGGCTCCAGCTCCGGCGACGAGAAcgggggtggtggtgatgaGTCCGGTACTAccacgccgcccccgcccccgccgctcgcGCTGTTCTGGGATCTCACCGCCGCGCGGTACGAccccgcggcgtcgtcgccggagccggtGTCCGGGTACTacgtggtggcggtggccagCGCGGAGGTGGTGCTCGCGGTGGGCGACCTGGCGGCGGAGTTCGTCAAGGCTAAGTTCGAGGGCCAGATCCCGCGCGCCCGCGTCGCGCCCGTCTCGCGCGTGGAGCGCGTCGTGGTGTCCGACCCGGCGGCGATGCACGCCGCGCGCGTCCGGTTCGCGGAGGGCGGGCCCGAGCACGAGGTCAGCGTCAGCTGCGCGCCCGCCGCccccggctccggcggcggaggggacgaGCTGTGGGTGTGCGTCGACGGCAAGCGCGCGGTGCAGGCGTGCCGGCTGCGCTGGAACTTCCGGGGGAACCAGACGGTGTTCGTCGACGGCGCCCCCGTCGACGTGATGTGGGACCTCCACGGGTGGTGGTTCCGGGAGCCGCCGGGCTGCGCGGTGGTGATGCTCCGGGCGAGGAGCGCGCTCGAGAGCCGCCtatggctggaggaggaggccgccgcgccGGGATTCTCCCTCATCGTGCAGGCGTTCAAGTCGCCACCCTGA